In Camelina sativa cultivar DH55 chromosome 16, Cs, whole genome shotgun sequence, a single window of DNA contains:
- the LOC104749088 gene encoding ADP-ribosylation factor 1, which yields MGLSFGKLFSRLFAKKEMRILMVGLDAAGKTTILYKLKLGEIVTTIPTIGFNVETVEYKNISFTVWDVGGQDKIRPLWRHYFQNTQGLIFVVDSNDRDRVVEARDELHRMLNEDELRDAVLLVFANKQDLPNAMNAAEITDKLGLHSLRQRHWYIQSTCATSGEGLYEGLDWLSNNIANKA from the exons ATGGGGCTGTCCTTTGGAAAGTTGTTCAGCAGGCTCTTTGCTAAGAAAGAGATGCGTATTCTGATGGTTGGTCTCGATGCTGCTGGTAAGACTACGATCTTGTACAAGCTCAAGCTCGGAGAGATCGTGACTACGATTCCAACGATCG GTTTCAATGTGGAGACTGTGGAATACAAGAACATTAGCTTTACCGTGTGGGATGTCGGGGGTCAAGACAAG ATTCGTCCATTGTGGAGGCATTACTTCCAGAACACCCAGGGACTAATCTTTGTGGTGGACAGCAATGATCGTGACCGTGTTGTGGAAGCTAGGGATGAGCTTCACAGAATGCTGAACGAA GATGAATTGAGAGATGCTGTGCTTCTTGTTTTTGCTAACAAGCAAGATCTTCCCAACGCCATGAACGCCGCTGAGATAACTGACAAGCTTGGGCTTCACTCTCTCCGCCAACGACACTG GTACATACAGAGCACATGTGCTACCTCCGGAGAAGGGCTTTATGAGGGACTTGACTGGCTCTCTAACAACATTGCAAACAAG GCTTAG
- the LOC104749089 gene encoding GDSL esterase/lipase At3g62280-like, producing the protein MDYAVPSLRCFFLTVCLSLLVCSNSVNSSKSNKKPILINFGDSNSDTGGVLAGVGLPIGLPHGITFFHRGTGRLGDGRLIVDFFCEHLKMTYLSPYLDSLSPNFKRGVNFAVSGATALPVFSFPLAIQIRQFVHFKNRSQELISSGRRDLIDDKGFKNALYMIDIGQNDLLLALYDSNLTYTPVVEKIPSMLLEIKKAIQTVYLYGGRKFWVHNTGPLGCAPKELAIHPHNESDLDRIGCFRVHNEVAKAFNKGLLSLCNELRSQFKDATLVYVDIYSIKYKLSADFKRYGFVDPLMACCGYGGRPNNYDRKATCGQPGSTICRNVTKATVWDGVHYTEAANRFVFDAVLTNRYSYPKIPLDGFW; encoded by the exons ATGGATTACGCTGTTCCTTCTCTACGATGCTTCTTCCTAACTGTATGTCTATCTCTTTTGGTTTGCTCTAACTCGGTAAACAGTTCCAAATCAAACAAGAAACCTATATTGATAAACTTCGGCGACTCAAACTCCGACACCGGAGGAGTTCTTGCTGGCGTTGGTCTTCCTATCGGACTCCCTCATGGCATTACCTTCTTCCATAGAGGCACTGGTCGTCTTGGGGACGGTCGACtcatagttgacttctttt GTGAACATTTAAAAATGACATATCTGAGTCCATATTTGGATTCACTCTCACCAAATTTCAAAAGAGGAGTCAATTTCGCAGTCTCGGGAGCCACCGCTCTTCCTGTCTTTTCCTTCCCTCTTGCCATTCAAATCCGCCAGTTCGTCCACTTCAAAAACCGTTCTCAAGAACTTATCTCTTCCG GGAGAAGAGATCTTATTGACGATAAGGGATTTAAAAACGCATTGTACATGATCGATATTGGACAAAATGATCTTTTACTTGCTCTATACGATTCAAATTTAACGTATACACCCGTTGTCGAAAAAATACCTTCCATGCTTCTAGAGATAAAGAAAGCCATACAG ACCGTATATTTATACGGAGGGAGGAAGTTTTGGGTACATAACACAGGCCCATTGGGCTGTGCACCCAAAGAATTGGCGATTCACCCGCATAACGAATCAGATCTTGACCGGATTGGTTGTTTCCGGGTTCACAACGAGGTCGCAAAAGCCTTCAACAAAGGACTCTTGAGTCTCTGCAACGAACTGAGGTCCCAATTCAAAGACGCCACTCTCGTCTACGTTGATATTTACTCCATTAAGTACAAACTCTCCGCCGATTTCAAACGATACG GATTTGTGGATCCGTTAATGGCTTGTTGCGGTTATGGAGGAAGGCCCAACAACTACGATCGGAAAGCAACTTGTGGTCAACCCGGTTCAACTATTTGTCGTAATGTAACCAAAGCTACTGTATGGGATGGAGTTCATTATACCGAAGCTGCTAACCGGTTTGTTTTTGATGCGGTTTTGACGAATCGGTACTCTTACCCAAAAATTCCCCTCGACGGGTTTTGGTAG